Part of the Candidatus Acidiferrales bacterium genome is shown below.
CATAGATCCGGAACCACTTGGTGAGAAGGGGATCGATGCTTTCCAGGATGGGCTGAGCCGGCGGCGCAAAATAGTAGGTAGCCTCAAGGTTCATCTCGTGGTAGTCCACGTGGAGCTGAGGATTCCACCGGCGGTACTCAGCCACGCGCGCCTGGCTCTCCGGTTGCGATTGCCATGCCCAATCCCGGTTCAGATCGAAATAGTAGTGGTTTGTCCGGCCGCTGGGCCAACGTTCGTTGTGTTCGGCGGCCTCGGGATTGGGATTCGGCATCCGGCCGAGGACGCTGCGGTAGAACTGGACATAGCGGTCCCGGCCATCGGGGTTCACCATCGGGTCCAGGATGACCACGCACTCCTTCAAAATTTTGAGCGTGCGCTCATCCTCGCCGGCAGCAAGTTGGTAGGCGACTTGAAGGCTGGCCTCCGAACTTGAAGACTCGTTCCCGTGAACGTTGTAGCTCAGCCAGGCGATGGCCGGCGTCGTTCGCGCCATTTCCGTCGCCTGTTCGAGAGAGGTTTTTCGCGGGTTGGACAGCCGGGCAATGTTTGCGCGGATGCTTTCGAGCCCGCCGGGGCGGGCCAAGTTTTCCGGAGCGCTGAAGACAGCCAGGTAAAGCGTGCGCCCCTCAAACGTCTTGCCGTAAGGCAGCAGGCGCATGCGTTCTCCGGCTGCTTGCGCAAGCGTCTTGTAGTAGCGCTCGACCTCGGCATGGGGCGTAAAGGCTTCACCTACACGATAGCCCAACACGGACGCGGGCGTGGGGATGGAAAGGTTGTAGCGCCCGCCCGGATAGAACTCGAACTCGCCACTTGCTGGAGGCCCCGCCAGGGCGGAAGTAACGAATAAAAGGAGGCTCAGAGCCAAAAACAGTCGCCGCAACATTAGTCCTCCGGCATGGTTGCAATCGTGCGAATGGCGCGGCCCTATTTCGACGCGCGCATTGTATTGAAGTCAGAATAAGGAAGCAACCGGCAGCCTGCCCCCGGGGGCTTGTGCCGTTCCGACCTGATGAACCTATGCATCCCGCATCCGGCGTGACAATAATGCCGGAGCAACTTCTGAACAACGCGAAACTGAGTGTAGTCGTCCACCGGAGGGTCACAACGAATCCTGGCGCAGGATCGGGATGCATTACCCGCAGGTCTTCGAGAGCACTGAGCATGCCCGGTGATCTACCGGCGTGACGGGGATTTGAGGACACCGGTCCCGCACCATCTTGTTGGTACGGGGCCGGAAATAGCCCCAAATAGGTGGAAGAGCCCTAGAGAGCGGCAATGATGCTGGCAATGGCTTGATCGAAGTTCGTCCGGCCGTCGAGGTAGGGCTGCCAGTAGAGCCGGAGCAGCTCGAGGTAGCGAGCCCAGCGGCCTCGATAGAGACCGTAGCGTTCGGCGTAGCTGAGAGGATCGCCAAATTCGCGCTGGACGAGTTGGCCGGTGGTGTAGAAGAGCAGGGCGTGCCAGAGGTCCCGGGGAATGGGCCGGTTGCGTGATCGGCATTCACTCGCAATCGCATCCTGGACGGGTTTGATCAAGGCGTGAGAGGCCTCGTGAAGAATCACCTCGGCGGCGTCGAGGCCCTGATTGCGCGGGTCGGCGCTTGAGATCACGGTGTGCGCCGGCCCGGCGGTTGCCGGGGTGGTATAAACGCCCGAGGGACCGGCGTAACCGGTGACGTCCATGCGGATCGGTTCTTTCGGCCAGGGGGATTGATAAACCAGCGTCAATTGCTTGGCCAACTGATCGCCTTTTTCCGTGACCAGCTTCCGGGCGGACTCCATCCACGCCTGATTGCGGCGCTCGTCTTCCGGCCAGTATTTTTCGCGGTAGATCGGCGTGGCTTTCACCAATGCCTGAATCAGGCCTTCCTCCAGGCCGCGCTCGCGGAGGTCGGCGATGTTTTCCGAGCGGCTGATCTTCCGGCCTATTTCAACGAGCTCGGAATCGAAAGAAAGGTTTCCCCGTCGCGGCGGGGTCAAATTCTTGCGATAGTATGCGACGGCTGCGGCTAGCCCGCCTTCCCGCTGGCGGGTTAGCCCCGCCGGAGGCGAAGCCGGCTCATCGCCCCGGCTCGCCCCGATAGAATCGGGGCTCGTCCGAATGGGGCTTGGCGGCGCCGAATCCTTGGTGGCCTGCTCGTAAAGGAAATGGTGCAGGTTCGTATAGAAATGATTGTAGAGAGTAATCCGAGCCGGCAACGGTTCTTCTGGCCGGCCAGCGCGGACGGTTTGGGAGGGGGCTTGGGCGGTGGGCGTGGAAAGCATGCCAGCCGATATGAGGAGAAGGGACAGAAGTGTTGCCGCCGGGATCATCAAAGAGTCCCGAAGCTTCGGGTGGCCTACTGCACCGTCGTTGGTTCGGTGACGGGGATGGGCGAAGCGTGATGGTGGATCATCAGCCAGTTTTCTCCGCGGCGCACGAAAATATTGGTGGCCTGAATCAGCGCGGTATCGAAACCTTTGTCGGTGGTGCTGGTGATCTTCTCGTTGCAGACCACCCAGGCGACATCGCCCAGCATCTGCACCTCCACGTTGGAAATGATCACCTGCATGCGCCCCGTATTCTCAAAGATGCGCGCCCAACTCTCGCGCACTTCCTCCCAGCCGGAGAGCAGCTCCCAGCCGGGATGAACACACTTGACGGAATCGTCGTGCAACCACACGCGATCCATTCTCTCCAGGTCGAGCCCTTCGAGGGCAAGATAAAACCGGCGGTTTGCTTCCCGGACTTTTTCTTCGTCTTCCGGTGTCGGAGAAGGGGAAAAAGCAGCTCCCATTCTCACCTCGTTCGCGCGGCTCCGTACCATCCCTTCGCTTCGCTCAGGGCAAGCGTGCGGGGCGCGGCGTTCCTAGGAATGCATCCTCATTCTACGTGCGGCGGTTGACGCCCCGCCCGGCCACTCGCAAAGCTCCGGCCAGGATCACCATCTTGACGAGTTCGCCGGGAAGGAACGGATAAAGCCCAAGGTAGATCGCTTCGGCAACGCCCCGGTGGCTCCACAGGGCCAGCCAGGCGCATCCGAGACTGAAGACGATTGTTTCGGCGAGAAGGAGCGATGCTACCAGTTGGACTCCTCGCCCATGGCGAGGCTGATGCCAGCCCCGTTCGACTGCCCACCCCATAACCCACGCGGCCAGCGGATAGGCAACCAGGTAGCCGGCCGTCGGCCCGAGAAAACGTGTTGCCCCGGGCGCCCCGAAGGGCGCAAAAACCGGCAAACCGACGGCCCCCTCCACGAGATAGAGCACCAGGGCGACCGCTCCCGCGCGCGACCCCAGCAGCGCGCCCACCAATAACACGCCAAAGGTCTGCCCGGTGATGGGCACTGCCGTAAAAGGCAGAGGTATCGCGATCTGGGCGGTGAGCGCCACGATGGCGCTGCCCGCTACCACCAGGATTGCTTTTCGAAGGGCGCCGCTGCCCGGAACAACCCCATCCAGCAACCCCCCCTGTGTTTGAGCTTCTGTCACGGAGTGTCCTCTTGTTGGCTTGTTGGCAGCCTATTGTGTTTTCTGGCGGCAGCCTTCGATTTCTTCGCCGATCTCCGAAAGCGTGTCTTGCATGCCGGCACGCGAACACGACAACAGGGACTTGAGTTTCCAGCAGACAATTCCGACGGCAATCGTCAGAATTCCGACAAGCGCCAGAAGAATAATCCACCCGGTTCGCACGTACTCGCCAAGACCCACTCCGGCGCATTATACACGAACCGGACTCGCCCTATCCCAAATCTCTGCGCTTCCGTCCGGGAAGGTTCCGGCAGCCCGGCTGAGCGTGGTGAGTTCACCCGAGGCTGTTGATTATGATGATTGTTCTGCCGCATGGCGCAAGATGCGAGGCAATTCCGCGGTGAATTTCGAGCGGGGTAAAACCCGGTCGCATCCGGCTTGCCTGGCAGCCTCAGCCAAATCCGCTTGCACGTGCGAGAGAAAGCCGACGACGGGAACAGCGGTGAGGGCAGAGTTCGTCTTGAGCCGGCGGATGGTCTCGCCGCGCTCGGCGCCGGGCGCGCTCAAATCTACGATGACGAGAGACGGCCGCTCTTCAGCCGAGCGCCGGAGCAGGGCTTCCGCGCTCGAGAGCGTTTCCACCTCCGCGCCGACGAGCCTGGCGGTCTCGATGATCTTGGCGGCAAAGAAAAGATCTTCCACTAGCGCCAGGATTTTTGACACTCTGTCTCCTTATTTTCTCGGGTTCATGGCGAATCCCTGTGGGTGAAGGGGCGACCTCTCCCCAACAACCCCACTTCCTCAATGACCCCATTGCGGCCAGGCAATCACCGAATACCCGCCATCCACGATGATCGTCTGGCCAACAATCATCCGGCTCAGTTCGCTCGAAAGCAAGAGAACGACGTCGGCAACGTCTTCCGGCGAGACCAGATGTCCCGCCGGAGTCCGCTCCGCGGCCCAACGAACCATCCCCTCGCGGTTCGGGAAGTGCCGCAGCGCGTCGGTATCCACCACGCCGGGAGAAATCACGTTGACGGTGATGCCCCTGGGAGCGAGTTCGACCGCCAGATGCCTCACCAGCGATTCGAGCGCGCCGCGCAAATTGGAAGGTTCTTCAGGCTCCAATCGGGCAAGCTGAAGCTTGCCCCTACAAAACTACAAAACGACTCGTGTAGGGGCGGGTCTTTAGACCGCCCTCCAATCGGGCAAGCTGAAGCTTCTTGCCCCTACAAAACTACAAAACGACTTTCTGAGAGGTTGAACCGGGGAGCTCAGTGCTTCCCGGGTTCGAGTTTCGTTCCGTTGCGTTGCCAGAGGAGATAGGCTTCGAGGGCCTTCATCTGCGGGTCATCCTCGGCCAGCTTCTTTCCCTCGAGCGGGTTCTCAATGCACCAGTTGATCATGTCGCGGAGCAGCGCCACCTTTTTGAGCTGGGTTTGAAACTTGGGATAGGTTTCGGGGTGATTGTTCGACGCGTTGGGATGGCACATGTCGCACGAGATGCCGTTCGTGCCGAGCTTCGAATTATGGAAAAGCTGGTTGCCATCATCCACCATGCGCTCGAGCTCCGCCTTCCAGATCTGCTCTTCGCGCCGGGTGTGGGCTTTTCCGTGGACGGGCAGCAAGGGCAGGGGACCGCCGGGAACAAATTGGGCGAAAGCCGAACCGTTCACCGAGAGGAAAATGCTCTCGTCCGTGGTGATCTTCGCCTGCACTTCCTCGTTGCAATATTGCATCAAGTCGGTCAGCAGCGCGGCCACCTGGCGAGCCTTCTTGGGCGGCAGCGGCCGGTTGTCAGAATAGCCTTCGACCACCACCGTCTTTCGCTGGTCGCATGCTGTCACTTGCCGCCACGCCCCGTCCGGTTGGCTGGCAGAGACCGGCGCGCCCGAATCGGGGGCGTTTGCCGATGTCATGACAGAACCCGGCCAGCCAGCCAGCCCAAGAGCCAGCACGAGAGTTGCCGCAACAGCCAAACCGACCAAGACTTTCCTCGCTGATTTTTCTCGCATGGCTTCCTCCTTAGTACGACGGGCCCGGCTTGGCGGGCTTGCCGCTTGCCACCGTCTCGTAGGTAACCTTCATGGGGTTGCGGCTCCAGAGGTTGTAGTTTTTGTTGACCTCGCCATCCTTGCGCACTTCGACGGCGCCATCGCCGCAGCCATCGAACTGGTCGAAGGGGTCGGCGCGGTCCATTTGAATGGTGAGCTTCGGCAGACCGCTGGGGGCATAGGGCCACGGCCAGGCGGTGGAAAGCATCCCGTGGAAGGAAATGTTGCGGACGCGATTGGTGAGCAGTTGATGGGTGTGGCCGTGGATGACCGTCACTTTCTTGAAGGGGAAGAGCAAAGCCTGCACCTGCTCGGCATCGTCGGTCCAGAAATTCCAATCGTGGTAATACTTGTAGAGCGGGGAGTGGGAGAAAACGACGATGGGGTTGTCCTTGGAGATCTTGGCAAGGTCTTCGGCCAGCCACTTGCGCTGCGGCTCGCCCACTTCAAACCGGCTCTGCACGGCGTTATCCAGGCCGGCCACCGTCTGCATCCGCTGCATCGGCGTCATCCGGCGCGCTGTCCAGAAATCCTTTTCGACGACGCTGTTGAGGGTGATGAAGTGGATTCCCTTGTAGTCGAAGGAATAGACCGGTTTGCCGAAAAGTTCCTGCCAGGAATCGCCCATGTCAAAGTACCAGTCGTGCTCTCCGACCATCATTTTGAGCGGAGCCTTCAACTCGCTGAGGATCTGTTTTCCGAGTTGAAGCTCTCCGCGCTGCCCGAGCTGCGCCAGGTCGCCGCCGAAAAGAACAAAGTCGGGCTGCGGGTCAAGGGCATTGACGTCCTGGACGGCCTTCATGGCCGCTTTGACAAAGCGATGGGTCATCCCCTTGTCAAAGAGATGGGTGTCGGAAATGTAGGCGAAGCGAAAGCTCACTTCCGGCTCGGCGGTCTTTTCCGCGGCGCTCAGAAACTCCACCAACTGAAACGAGTGCAGCGGAAAAGCGCTGGCCGCCACCGCCATCGCCGCCGCCTGGCCGGATAATTTCAAAAATTTCCGGCGGTCGGCATTCAGGAGCGAGTCAAAAAATACTCTCCGTTCCTTTTCTCTTCTCTGTTCCCTGCGGCTGAAAGGGTCTTTGATCATCGGGAGACCTCCTCCGAGAAATCATGGCTGGTTGGTGGGTCTGGCAAAGCGTGCCAGGTCTTCGCTGGTGAGCGCCTTCATGAACTCGACCAGGTCGGCCTTTTCCTGAGCGGTCAGTTTGAGCGGGCGGATGCCGCCGTCCAGGTAGGGATTGTCCTCGCCGCCCTTGTCGTAGAACTCGATGATCTCCTCGAGCGTGCGCTGGCTGCCATCGTGCATGTAAGGAGCGGTCAAGGCAACGTCGCGCAGGCCGGGGGTCTTGAACGCGCCGATATCTTTCTGTTCCTTGGTCACCAGAAAGCGGCCCAGCTCGCTGTAGCCCGGTGCATGAGCCAGGGCCGAGGCGGACTCCGGTGATTGCGCTGCCTTGCGCGCCAGCTCGGCAAAATTGGCGGCGTGCATCGCCACGCCAAGGTTGTGAAATTTGTTGTCGGTAAAAGTGGGCAGGGAAGCAACGTATCCATGGCAGTTGTTGCAGCGCGCCTTTTCATTGAAGAGCTGCCAGCCGCGCTGGGCGGATTCCGACATCGCCGTCTTGTCGCCGGCAAGGAACCGGTCAAAAGGCGAGTTGAAGCTGAAGACGGTGCGCTCGTAGGAAGCGATGGCCCGGACGACGTTTTCAATGGTGATCCGGTCGGAGGCAAACGCTTGCCTAAAAAGCGGAGGGTATTCCGGAATCTTCTGGAGTTTGGCGGTCACCGCGTCGTGCGAGGGCATCCCCATCTCGACCGGGTTCGTCAGCGGACCTTTGGCCTGCTCCTCGAGCGTGGAGGCGCGGCCATCCCAGAATTGAAAGTCGCTGAAGGCGGCGTCAAGCACCGTCGGCGAATTGCGCGCGCCCGTTTTCCCGCCGACCCCCGCCGCCACCGTCTTGCCATCGGCGAAACCCTTGGCCGGGTCATGGCAGGTCGCGCAACTCACCGTGTCATCGGCGGAGAGTCGAGCGTCAAAATAAAGCTTCTGCCCGAGGGCAACCTTCGCTGCCGTCAGCGGGTTGTCTTCAGGGATGACAGGTGGCAGGACACCCCGCGGGAGCGGGAGAGCAAATTCGCCAACCCCCTGCGAGGCGAGATCGCTCTGGCCCAAAAACAGGACAAGAGCACACGGAACAACCGCGAGAAACAGAATTTTGGGGGCGTCGGAGCATCCGCCCATGAGAGCCTCCTGCGGCTCGTGGCCGAACCGGCCGCGAGCGGTAGCGGACTTCCCTCCGCGGCAGAGCGAAGTCCCGGAAAAGAATGTTCCGGATGCGGCCGTCCCTACTCTCGTGACTCAACCTGACCGGCGGAGCGACCGGGTTCTCCGCCAGGCCGGTTTTGATTCGAGTCTTCGAGCTTGTCTCCGACAACGGACACACAGCCCGTGAACTTGAATATGATAGCGTTCCACGACAAAACGTTTTTCCCTGGCGACGAGCCGCAGGGCGCGGGGGTTCAAACTGATCTCGACATCGGTCAACCGCCCACAACGGCTACAGACGAGGTGGTCGTGGCGGCCCGTTCGCCAATCGTAGCGGACGGCCTCATCTCCGAATTTGATTTCGCCGATGGCACCGTGCCGGCTGAGCCAGTTGAGCGCGTTATAAATGGTTGCGTAGGCAACCCGCGGATGCTTTTTCTGAACACGCGAAAAAATCTGCGCGGCGGCAGGATGGTCGTCGCTGGTTCGAATCACTTCCAAGACGGCCCGGCGATGCCGGGTGAGACGCGACTGCGCCTGCATTTAGAATAAGTCTAAAAGTTGCCCGCCCCCTTGTCAAGCAAAATGCGATCGGGGAAAGCGCGAGCGGGTCACTTTCGTCCCTGGACGCGATCGTAGGCGGAGACGTCGCAGACAGAACCGAGGGCTTCGTTGTAATACGTCGGGAGGCCCAGAACCGCGCCGAGCTCCTCGTTGAATTTTTGGAGATGACGCAGGTGCTCAGCCAGCGCCGGGATGCGCTTGCCGTCGCCTGACAAAAAGAATTTCTGGAAGCCGGCGTCCCAGAGGCGAACCAGCTCTCGGCGGAGGATGTAGCCGGGCAGCTCCACGAGCCGAACCTTCTTGCCGTCCGCCTTTAGCACCGCGCCACAATGGTATTTAGTCACGCGCACGCGACCCGGCTCGCCCGACTCCGGCTCGCAAGCAAATCCGGCGGCTGAAAGTTGTTCCAGCACCTTTTCCTCAAACTCCTGTCCGACCCGCCACATGGTCCGCTCCTTCGCGCTTTTCGAGTGTACACAAAATGCCGGCCGCCGGACACAGCCGGGCACGCATTCCTTGCTTGCCTTGCGGGGTGTGCCATACTCATATGTCTGATAGCCCAGTTGAAGAGGCTCGGATTTCTTCATGCCATCGGTTGAGCGACCCGTCTGGTTCACCTTCGATTGTTATGGCACGTTGATTGACTGGGAGGCGGGGATGAACGCGTGTTTCCGCCAAATCCTTGTGGAGAAGCGCAGCCAGGTAGCGGTCGAGCAGTTCGCCGCGGATTGGGAGGAGATCCAATTCCAAATGATCCAGGGGCCCTACCAGCCGTACAAAACAATCTTGGCGGAAGCTTTGCTCGATACCCTGAAGAAGCACCAGCTTCCGGCGCGCTCGTCTGATGGTGAGCGTTTGGTTGCCTCCCTGCCTTCCTGGAAACCATTCCCGGAGGTGAACGCGGTGCTGGGCGAGCTCAAGAAAGTTGGCTTGCGCCTGGCGATCTTATCCAACATTGATGATGATCTGCTCTCGCAAACGCTCGAACACTTCACCGTGCCATTCGACCGGCTACTGACCGCCGAGCAGGCGCGCGCCTACAAGCCGAACGAAAAAGTATTTCGCTATGCCCTCGAGCAACTCCAGTGTCAACCGGAGCAAATCGCGCACGTCGCCTTCGGGGAACGGTACGACCTCTTGCCCGCCCAAAGGCTGGGCTGCCGCACGATCTACATCAACCGTCACTCTCGCCAACTTCCGCCTTCGCTTCACCCCGATGCCGAGTACGCGGACCTGCTTGGCCTGTTGCGCTACATTGCTCTCAGGGCTCCCCGGGCCGAGCCGGCAGGGAATTAGCGAGAATATCCGACCAAAACAGTCGCATAATAGAGCAGGATTCAGGAAAGAAGGTTCTTTCTCCTTTACCCTCAATTGATTACCTCTTAAAGTCGAGTCCATTGTAGAGTATCATCGGTTGTGCTAGAATGTGGATCTATTCGCGTAGTCAAGGGCTTGGCCTCATAGGGCTTCTTAGACAGACGAAGGACTCGATGGCGCCCACGAGTACGGCTGTCGAAATCGAGAACAAAATCGGTCAACGCACCAGCCTCCTGGAGCGGATCGGGAACAGTCCGTTGCTCCGGATCGAGCGACTGGCTCCTGCCTCTCGGGACGTTGAGGTCTATGCCAAGGCAGAATGGTTCAACCCAGGAGGATCGGTCAAAGACCGGGCTGCCTACAGCATGATCCTGGAGGGCGAGGGAAGCGGCAAGCTCAAGCCCGGCAAAATTATCCTGGACGCCACTTCGGGCAACACTGGCATTGCTTACGCGCTGGTAGGGGCGGTGAAAGGCTATGCGGTCCGGCTGTGCGTTCCGGCAAGCGCCAGTGAAGAACGCAAGCGCATCCTGAAGGCTTACGGCGTGGATGTGATCCTCACGCCGGCCGATGAAGGTTCCGACGGGGCCATCCGCGCCGCGCGGCTGCTGTACAAAGAAAATCCGGAGCTGTATTTTTATCCCGACCAGTACAATAACCCGGCCAACTGGCAAGCTCACTACCGAACGACCGCCGAGGAAATCTGGCAGCAAACAGCCGGACGCATCACCCATCTCGTTATCGGTCTGGGAACCAGCGGGACGTTTGTGGGGACGGCGAAACGACTCAAGGAACTAAATCCGAAACTCAAGGCCATCAGCTTTCAGCCCGACGGGCCGTTCCATGGCCTGGAGGGTTTGAAACACATGCCGACGGCGATGGTACCGGGCATTTACGATCCCACGCTGGCCGATGAAAACCGTGAAGTGAGGACCGAGACCGCCTACCGGATGGTCAAGCGGGCGGCGCGCGAAGAAGGCTTGCTCATCGGCATCAGCTCGGGGGCGGCGCTGGCGGTGGCGCTCGATGTCGCCCGTGAGATTTCTTCCGGCGTGGTGGTGACGATTTTCCCTGATGCCGCGGATAAGTATCTGAGTGAACGCTTCTGGGACGAAGAAGTTTAGAAGCTGCTTCAGAAGCGGCTGGGGCGTATGGCGGCGTCATGCTGAAGGAAGTGAAGCACCTGAACAGGGAGATTCTTCGCTCCGCTCAGAATGACGGAATGACAGAATGACGGAATGGCAGTGTTAGTGCGACGTGGTCATGCTTCATTTGAGCCACAGACTGGCAGAAGCGATTCGGGTTCACGGGGCTGAGAGCTATCCGCATGAATGCTGCGGGGCGCTGCTTGGCCGGGCGCAGGGCGATGGTGGCAAGCGCGTCGAAGAACTCCAAGCGATCGTCAACCGCCGCCAGGATTCCCCGCGCAACCGGTTCCTTGTGACGGCTGAGGATTACCTCGCGGCTGAGAAAGCGGCGCGCGCGAGAAGCCTTGAGATCGTCGGCTGGTATCATTCGCACCCCGACCATCCGGCTCGCCCGAGCGATTTTGACCGCGAGCATGCCTGGCCGGGGTACTCCTATGTGATTGTAGCCGTGGCCGATCGCCAGCCGGGTGCAATCACAAGCTGGACTCTGCGCGATGATCGCAGCCAGTTTGATCCCGAAACTTTGATTGTGGCTGAGGCATCTGTTTCTTCGAGGTAGAGGAACATGGCCAAGGTTGTGATTCCCACACCGCTGCGCCCGTACGCCGGCAAACAGGAATGGGTCGAGCTCACCGGCGCGACCGTGAGCGAGATTCTCTCGAAGCTGACCACGCAATACTCCGAGCTGCGCAAGCATCTCTTCACCGACGATGGCAAGCTGCGCAGCTTCGTGAACATCTATGTCAACGACGAAGATATTCGGTATCTCAAAAAAGAGCAGACACCCATCCAGCACGGCGACGTGGTGAGCATCGTGCCATCCATCGCCGGCGGTGCTCGGACGTCATCCAGGTTTGGCTGGCCGGGCATGACCGGCCGGGGAGCCGGTTTACGTTGATTTCGCCCGCTGGGGAGCGGTCGAGGGGAATCGAGCAAGCCCTGCACCATCTGGTGCAGGGCAAGAGGGCAACATGAGCAACCCAGCTACCAACGTCTCCATCGCGCAGGACGCCCAACTTTCCAAGCAAGAGGT
Proteins encoded:
- a CDS encoding M67 family metallopeptidase, with the protein product MLHLSHRLAEAIRVHGAESYPHECCGALLGRAQGDGGKRVEELQAIVNRRQDSPRNRFLVTAEDYLAAEKAARARSLEIVGWYHSHPDHPARPSDFDREHAWPGYSYVIVAVADRQPGAITSWTLRDDRSQFDPETLIVAEASVSSR
- a CDS encoding biotin transporter BioY, yielding MTEAQTQGGLLDGVVPGSGALRKAILVVAGSAIVALTAQIAIPLPFTAVPITGQTFGVLLVGALLGSRAGAVALVLYLVEGAVGLPVFAPFGAPGATRFLGPTAGYLVAYPLAAWVMGWAVERGWHQPRHGRGVQLVASLLLAETIVFSLGCAWLALWSHRGVAEAIYLGLYPFLPGELVKMVILAGALRVAGRGVNRRT
- a CDS encoding cysteine synthase family protein, with amino-acid sequence MAPTSTAVEIENKIGQRTSLLERIGNSPLLRIERLAPASRDVEVYAKAEWFNPGGSVKDRAAYSMILEGEGSGKLKPGKIILDATSGNTGIAYALVGAVKGYAVRLCVPASASEERKRILKAYGVDVILTPADEGSDGAIRAARLLYKENPELYFYPDQYNNPANWQAHYRTTAEEIWQQTAGRITHLVIGLGTSGTFVGTAKRLKELNPKLKAISFQPDGPFHGLEGLKHMPTAMVPGIYDPTLADENREVRTETAYRMVKRAAREEGLLIGISSGAALAVALDVAREISSGVVVTIFPDAADKYLSERFWDEEV
- a CDS encoding metallophosphoesterase, which codes for MIKDPFSRREQRREKERRVFFDSLLNADRRKFLKLSGQAAAMAVAASAFPLHSFQLVEFLSAAEKTAEPEVSFRFAYISDTHLFDKGMTHRFVKAAMKAVQDVNALDPQPDFVLFGGDLAQLGQRGELQLGKQILSELKAPLKMMVGEHDWYFDMGDSWQELFGKPVYSFDYKGIHFITLNSVVEKDFWTARRMTPMQRMQTVAGLDNAVQSRFEVGEPQRKWLAEDLAKISKDNPIVVFSHSPLYKYYHDWNFWTDDAEQVQALLFPFKKVTVIHGHTHQLLTNRVRNISFHGMLSTAWPWPYAPSGLPKLTIQMDRADPFDQFDGCGDGAVEVRKDGEVNKNYNLWSRNPMKVTYETVASGKPAKPGPSY
- a CDS encoding SDR family oxidoreductase; the protein is MEPEEPSNLRGALESLVRHLAVELAPRGITVNVISPGVVDTDALRHFPNREGMVRWAAERTPAGHLVSPEDVADVVLLLSSELSRMIVGQTIIVDGGYSVIAWPQWGH
- a CDS encoding ubiquitin-like small modifier protein 1, whose translation is MAKVVIPTPLRPYAGKQEWVELTGATVSEILSKLTTQYSELRKHLFTDDGKLRSFVNIYVNDEDIRYLKKEQTPIQHGDVVSIVPSIAGGARTSSRFGWPGMTGRGAGLR
- a CDS encoding response regulator, coding for MSKILALVEDLFFAAKIIETARLVGAEVETLSSAEALLRRSAEERPSLVIVDLSAPGAERGETIRRLKTNSALTAVPVVGFLSHVQADLAEAARQAGCDRVLPRSKFTAELPRILRHAAEQSS
- a CDS encoding cytochrome c peroxidase produces the protein MGGCSDAPKILFLAVVPCALVLFLGQSDLASQGVGEFALPLPRGVLPPVIPEDNPLTAAKVALGQKLYFDARLSADDTVSCATCHDPAKGFADGKTVAAGVGGKTGARNSPTVLDAAFSDFQFWDGRASTLEEQAKGPLTNPVEMGMPSHDAVTAKLQKIPEYPPLFRQAFASDRITIENVVRAIASYERTVFSFNSPFDRFLAGDKTAMSESAQRGWQLFNEKARCNNCHGYVASLPTFTDNKFHNLGVAMHAANFAELARKAAQSPESASALAHAPGYSELGRFLVTKEQKDIGAFKTPGLRDVALTAPYMHDGSQRTLEEIIEFYDKGGEDNPYLDGGIRPLKLTAQEKADLVEFMKALTSEDLARFARPTNQP
- a CDS encoding nuclear transport factor 2 family protein, which produces MGAAFSPSPTPEDEEKVREANRRFYLALEGLDLERMDRVWLHDDSVKCVHPGWELLSGWEEVRESWARIFENTGRMQVIISNVEVQMLGDVAWVVCNEKITSTTDKGFDTALIQATNIFVRRGENWLMIHHHASPIPVTEPTTVQ
- a CDS encoding haloacid dehalogenase type II; the encoded protein is MPSVERPVWFTFDCYGTLIDWEAGMNACFRQILVEKRSQVAVEQFAADWEEIQFQMIQGPYQPYKTILAEALLDTLKKHQLPARSSDGERLVASLPSWKPFPEVNAVLGELKKVGLRLAILSNIDDDLLSQTLEHFTVPFDRLLTAEQARAYKPNEKVFRYALEQLQCQPEQIAHVAFGERYDLLPAQRLGCRTIYINRHSRQLPPSLHPDAEYADLLGLLRYIALRAPRAEPAGN